The following coding sequences are from one Triticum dicoccoides isolate Atlit2015 ecotype Zavitan chromosome 4A, WEW_v2.0, whole genome shotgun sequence window:
- the LOC119285266 gene encoding uncharacterized protein LOC119285266, whose translation MCAVLSPLHFLKPHRHLRRYCHTPVLCPTLPQMDHGGGGRGMAGYEAAAAAASTNQKTESFGGCSSSNSVKKIYPIDSPIKKRKSQYDLSDTRLSSLKYKFQDRPTSQEDETARTESLGGDDIFINKNCNVDMVNVYKGLDSCENTQSLLGGCIEVDSINGIESRSVRKWASASSSSSNSISLDTYSSFHSYGTKETDSWVRPHLEHDGSGLLLQAYDDDILKICYVMNELAGGGVDGSADRIMDETLYSNGIDDFMILPAGKNGEKKKQLTIDQEFEQYFSKLML comes from the exons ATGTGCGCAGTCCTTTCTCCTCTCCATTTCCTAAAGCCACACCGCCACTTGAGAAGATACTGCCACACCCCTGTCCTCTGCCCCACTCTGCCTCAAATGGATCACGGCGGAGGAGGCCGTGGGATGGCAGGGTAcgaggcggctgcggcggcggcttccACCAACCAGAAGACCGAAAGCTTCGGAGGCTG TTCCAGCTCCAACAGCGTGAAGAAAATTTACCCCATTGACAGTCCAATTAAGAAAAGAAAGTCACAGTATGACCTCAGTGACACAAGGCTGTCATCGCTGAAATACAAGTTTCAGGACCGACCAACTTCACAGGAGGATGAGACTGCAAGAACAGAAAGCTTAGGAGGTGATGACATTTTCATCAACAAGAACTGTAATGTGGACATGGTCAATGTTTACAAGGGATTGGACTCGTGTGAGAATACTCAAAGCCTTTTAGGTGGTTGCATCGAAGTCGACTCCATAAACGGAATTGAGAGCCGGTCTGTGAGAAAATGGGCATCTGCATCCAGCAGCTCAAGCAACAGCATTTCATTGGACACTTACAGTTCTTTTCATAGCTATGGCACcaaagagactgacagctgggtgagGCCACACCTGGAGCATGATGGCTCAGGTTTGCTGCTGCAAGCATACGATGATGACATTTTGAAAATCTGCTATGTGATGAATGAGCTAGCAGGTGGTGGTGTCGATGGTTCTGCTGATCGTATCATGGATGAGACGCTTTACTCGAATGGCATCGATGATTTCATGATTTTGCCAGCAGGCAAGAATG gggagaagaagaagcagctaaccATCGATCAAGAATTCGAGCAGTACTTCTCAAAACTCATGCTTTAG